A stretch of Acidovorax sp. RAC01 DNA encodes these proteins:
- a CDS encoding magnesium transporter CorA family protein: MRIFHIHGSGVHELTALPHQLPEQGFVWIACARPAFQLRLAEIQQHLQLLTGLQLVDLHVSDLLNAQLPSHYDYTSQYDLLVFRRLGTGNGDQPADVLPSTSATAAGPTQGSATPAPAPARRSGPPVLRRIDTSPVGFAVFDRVLLTVHPPDCLVRDTYATRLLAAVPSTAHGDVREGRPSPVAGSRLPTSPADLMLRVVNLMVDSYLELRRELTRQLDHWQTELLKPRARYVNWSSLLEARLSLHALDETCEDQRSAVQDWIDALETWPQPETPAGLRELDLLKVRSRDVLEHIERVVHHVRRLEQSTETAVQMHFSVQSNRTNDIMRTLTALTAVFLPLNLIAGIFGMNFEFLPLIHMQDGFWWAVGAMIAIAVGLVALFWRKRYLARTGT, from the coding sequence ATGCGCATCTTTCACATCCACGGCAGCGGCGTGCACGAGCTGACCGCCCTGCCCCACCAGCTGCCCGAACAGGGCTTTGTGTGGATCGCCTGCGCGCGCCCCGCCTTCCAGCTGCGGCTGGCCGAGATCCAGCAGCACCTGCAACTGCTCACCGGCCTGCAGCTGGTGGACCTGCATGTGTCTGACCTGCTCAACGCCCAGCTGCCGTCGCACTACGACTACACCTCGCAGTACGACCTGCTGGTGTTCCGGCGGCTGGGCACGGGCAACGGCGACCAGCCCGCCGATGTCCTGCCAAGTACGTCCGCCACAGCCGCCGGCCCCACGCAGGGCAGCGCCACCCCGGCGCCCGCCCCTGCCCGGCGCAGCGGCCCGCCCGTGCTGCGCCGCATCGACACCAGCCCGGTCGGCTTTGCGGTGTTCGACCGCGTGCTGCTCACCGTGCACCCGCCCGACTGCCTGGTGCGCGACACGTATGCCACGCGCCTGCTGGCCGCCGTGCCCAGCACCGCCCACGGCGACGTGCGCGAAGGCCGCCCCAGCCCGGTAGCCGGCAGCCGCCTGCCCACCAGCCCGGCCGACCTGATGCTGCGCGTGGTCAACCTCATGGTCGACAGCTACCTGGAGCTGCGCCGCGAACTCACGCGCCAGCTTGACCACTGGCAGACCGAGCTGCTCAAGCCCCGTGCACGCTATGTGAACTGGTCGTCCCTGCTGGAGGCACGGCTTTCGCTGCACGCGCTGGACGAAACCTGCGAAGACCAGCGCAGCGCCGTGCAGGACTGGATCGACGCGCTGGAGACCTGGCCCCAGCCCGAGACACCAGCGGGCCTGCGCGAGCTGGATTTGCTCAAGGTGCGCAGCCGCGACGTGCTCGAACACATCGAGCGCGTGGTGCACCACGTACGCCGGCTGGAGCAAAGCACCGAGACTGCCGTGCAGATGCACTTCAGCGTACAGAGCAACCGCACCAACGACATCATGCGCACCCTGACCGCGCTGACCGCCGTGTTCCTGCCGCTGAACCTGATTGCGGGCATCTTCGGCATGAACTTCGAATTCCTGCCACTCATCCACATGCAGGACGGCTTCTGGTGGGCGGTGGGGGCCATGATCGCCATCGCCGTGGGTCTGGTGGCGCTTTTCTGGCGCAAGCGCTATCTGGCACGCACCGGCACCTGA
- the hemB gene encoding porphobilinogen synthase produces MHHSSPTPFPQQRPRRLRRDAFTRNLVRENRVTAHDLIYPVFVHEGSNVRTTVTSMPGVDRLSLDLLLPVAEDCARLGIPVLALFPAIDPALKTPDGKEALNPDGLIPRVVRALKKEFPDLGVMTDVALDPYTSHGQDGVLDATGYIINDDTVEILTGQALTHAEAGVDIVAPSDMMDGRIGAIREALEVQGHIHTRIMAYSAKYASAFYGPFRDAVGTRGALGKADKNVYQMDPANSDEALREVALDIAEGADMVMVKPGMPYLDIVRRVKDEFRVPTFAYQVSGEYAMIKAAAANGWLDHDAVMMESLLAFKRAGADGVLTYFARDAARLLQK; encoded by the coding sequence ATGCATCACAGTAGCCCTACCCCCTTTCCACAGCAACGCCCCCGCCGCCTGCGCCGCGATGCGTTCACCCGCAACCTGGTGCGCGAAAACCGCGTGACGGCCCACGACCTGATCTACCCGGTGTTCGTGCACGAGGGCAGCAACGTGCGCACCACCGTCACGTCGATGCCCGGCGTGGACCGCTTGAGCCTGGACCTGCTGCTGCCCGTGGCCGAAGACTGCGCGCGCCTGGGCATCCCGGTGCTGGCGCTGTTCCCAGCCATCGATCCGGCGCTCAAGACACCGGACGGCAAGGAAGCGCTGAACCCCGACGGCCTGATCCCGCGCGTGGTGCGGGCGCTGAAAAAAGAATTCCCCGACCTGGGCGTGATGACCGATGTGGCGCTGGACCCGTACACCAGCCACGGCCAGGACGGCGTGCTCGATGCCACCGGCTACATCATCAATGACGACACGGTGGAGATCCTCACCGGCCAGGCGCTCACCCATGCCGAAGCGGGCGTGGACATCGTCGCGCCCAGCGACATGATGGACGGCCGCATCGGTGCCATCCGCGAGGCGCTGGAAGTGCAGGGCCACATCCACACGCGCATCATGGCCTACAGCGCCAAGTACGCCAGCGCGTTCTACGGCCCCTTCCGCGATGCCGTGGGCACCCGCGGCGCCCTGGGCAAGGCCGACAAGAATGTGTACCAGATGGACCCGGCCAACAGCGACGAAGCCCTGCGCGAGGTGGCCCTGGACATTGCCGAAGGCGCCGACATGGTGATGGTCAAGCCCGGCATGCCGTACCTCGATATCGTGCGCCGCGTGAAAGACGAGTTCCGCGTGCCCACGTTTGCCTACCAGGTCAGCGGCGAGTACGCCATGATCAAGGCCGCCGCCGCCAACGGCTGGCTGGACCACGACGCCGTGATGATGGAAAGCCTGCTGGCCTTCAAGCGTGCGGGCGCCGATGGCGTGCTGACCTACTTTGCACGCGACGCGGCACGTTTGCTGCAAAAATAA
- a CDS encoding CopD family protein, whose translation MLWVKAFHIVFVASWFAGLFYLPRIFVNLAMVAPGSAAERDRLLLMARKLLRFTTLLSVPALVLGIWLWMGYGIGRGNGWMHAKLAVVLLVIGYHHACSVLLRQLADGTCRRSHVWFRWFNEAPVLLLVIAVVLVVVKPF comes from the coding sequence ATGCTCTGGGTCAAAGCCTTTCACATCGTCTTCGTGGCCAGCTGGTTCGCGGGTCTTTTCTATCTGCCGCGCATCTTCGTCAATCTGGCGATGGTGGCGCCCGGCTCGGCCGCCGAGCGTGACCGGTTGCTGCTGATGGCGCGCAAGCTGCTGCGCTTTACGACCTTGCTGTCGGTGCCTGCGCTGGTGCTGGGCATCTGGCTGTGGATGGGCTACGGCATCGGTCGCGGCAATGGCTGGATGCACGCCAAGCTGGCCGTGGTGCTGCTCGTCATCGGCTATCACCATGCGTGCAGCGTGCTGCTGCGCCAGCTGGCCGATGGCACCTGCCGCCGCAGCCACGTGTGGTTTCGGTGGTTCAACGAAGCGCCCGTGCTGCTGCTGGTGATCGCGGTGGTCCTGGTGGTCGTCAAGCCGTTCTGA
- a CDS encoding VanZ family protein yields MHKTSAWPLALLYAVLIVFASLFPFDGWRAQGIDPLVFLLAPMPPPYWTGFDVTINIAGYVPLGFLMALAMLRSGWARGAVGLAALVAGLLALAMEFLQIYLPRRVPSNMDLVLNTAGALAGALAALLLERLGAIDRWSDFRARWFVSDASGAIVLLALWPLALLFPAAVPFGLGQVLERAENALDGLLQDTPFLEWIPVREVAFEPLSPGGELLVVALGLLLPVLLGYCVIRQAGRRALFALAVVAVGVGLTALSAALSWGPMHAWEWLGMPARVGLWCAVAVAVPMLAMPRRACAAVLLVALAWHLSLLNQAPTSAYFAQTLQIWEQGRFIRFYGLGQWLGWLWPYAALLYVLMRVSRRERAD; encoded by the coding sequence ATGCACAAGACATCTGCCTGGCCCCTGGCGCTGCTGTATGCAGTGCTCATCGTCTTTGCCAGCCTGTTTCCGTTTGATGGCTGGCGCGCGCAGGGGATCGATCCGCTCGTGTTCCTGCTGGCGCCCATGCCGCCGCCGTACTGGACCGGGTTCGACGTCACCATCAATATTGCAGGGTATGTGCCGCTGGGTTTTCTGATGGCGCTGGCGATGCTGCGCTCAGGCTGGGCGCGCGGCGCGGTGGGCTTGGCCGCGTTGGTCGCAGGGCTGCTGGCGCTGGCGATGGAGTTTCTGCAGATCTACCTGCCGCGGCGCGTGCCGTCCAACATGGATCTGGTGCTGAACACCGCTGGCGCACTGGCCGGAGCGCTGGCGGCGCTGCTTCTTGAGCGCCTGGGCGCCATTGACCGCTGGAGCGACTTTCGCGCGCGCTGGTTCGTGTCGGACGCCAGCGGTGCCATCGTGCTGCTGGCCCTGTGGCCGCTGGCACTGCTGTTTCCGGCGGCGGTGCCCTTTGGCCTGGGCCAGGTCCTCGAACGTGCGGAAAACGCCTTGGACGGCTTGCTGCAAGACACCCCTTTTCTCGAGTGGATCCCGGTGCGCGAGGTCGCGTTCGAGCCGCTGTCGCCTGGCGGCGAACTCCTGGTGGTGGCGCTGGGCCTGCTGCTGCCGGTGCTGCTGGGCTACTGCGTGATCCGGCAGGCTGGCCGCCGCGCGCTGTTCGCCCTGGCGGTCGTGGCCGTGGGCGTGGGGTTGACCGCGCTGTCAGCCGCCCTGAGCTGGGGGCCCATGCATGCGTGGGAATGGCTGGGGATGCCGGCGCGCGTCGGCCTGTGGTGCGCGGTGGCGGTGGCAGTGCCCATGCTGGCCATGCCGCGCCGGGCGTGTGCGGCCGTGCTGCTGGTGGCGCTGGCATGGCACCTGTCACTGCTCAACCAGGCGCCCACCAGCGCGTACTTTGCCCAGACCCTGCAGATCTGGGAGCAGGGCCGGTTCATCCGCTTTTACGGCCTGGGCCAGTGGCTGGGCTGGCTGTGGCCGTATGCCGCCCTGCTGTATGTGCTGATGCGCGTGTCGCGCCGCGAAAGGGCGGACTGA
- a CDS encoding (2Fe-2S) ferredoxin domain-containing protein, with protein MSDQSTAPGYYQRHIFFCLNERSNGDDSCAHHNAQAGFDRCKAQVKAAGLAGAGKVRVNKAGCLDRCAAGPVAVVYPEGTWYTYVDAADIDEIVESHLKNGQVVERLVTPPELGR; from the coding sequence ATGAGCGACCAATCGACTGCCCCCGGCTACTACCAGCGCCACATCTTCTTTTGCCTGAACGAGCGCAGCAACGGCGACGACAGCTGTGCCCACCACAACGCCCAGGCGGGTTTTGACCGCTGCAAGGCGCAGGTCAAGGCGGCCGGCCTGGCCGGCGCCGGCAAGGTCCGCGTGAACAAGGCCGGTTGCCTGGACCGCTGCGCCGCCGGCCCCGTGGCCGTGGTGTACCCCGAGGGCACCTGGTACACCTACGTGGACGCGGCCGACATCGACGAAATCGTGGAATCGCACCTCAAGAACGGCCAGGTCGTCGAGCGCCTGGTGACCCCGCCGGAACTCGGCCGCTGA
- a CDS encoding alpha/beta hydrolase, with product MNAQTERLTLQGPAGAIEAVRDAAATADGAAPRGVAVIAHPHPLFGGTMDNKVVQTLARAFVQCGWTAVRFNFRGVGGTAGTHDEGRGERDDLLAVVEQVAPAAGGQRIALAGFSFGAFVTSHALAELWPRGRIDQAVLVGTAASRFTVAPVPPEAHARTLVLHGEADDTVPLASVMDWARPQILPVTVIPAVGHFFHGQLPLLKSLVVRHLQSGA from the coding sequence GTGAACGCCCAAACTGAACGTCTCACCTTGCAAGGCCCTGCAGGCGCCATTGAGGCAGTGCGCGACGCCGCCGCTACGGCTGATGGCGCTGCGCCGCGTGGCGTTGCCGTCATCGCCCATCCCCACCCGCTGTTTGGCGGCACCATGGACAACAAGGTCGTGCAGACGCTGGCGCGCGCCTTTGTGCAGTGCGGCTGGACGGCGGTGCGCTTCAACTTTCGTGGGGTGGGCGGCACGGCGGGCACGCACGACGAAGGCCGTGGCGAGCGCGACGACCTGCTGGCCGTGGTGGAGCAGGTGGCACCGGCGGCAGGGGGCCAGCGCATTGCATTGGCAGGCTTTTCTTTCGGCGCTTTCGTCACCAGCCACGCGCTGGCCGAGCTGTGGCCGCGGGGCCGCATCGACCAGGCTGTGCTGGTGGGTACCGCGGCCAGCCGCTTCACGGTGGCCCCGGTCCCGCCCGAAGCCCATGCGCGCACCCTGGTGCTGCACGGCGAGGCCGACGACACCGTGCCGCTGGCATCGGTGATGGACTGGGCCCGGCCCCAGATACTGCCCGTCACAGTCATACCGGCCGTAGGGCATTTCTTTCACGGACAATTGCCGCTTTTGAAAAGCTTGGTGGTACGCCACCTGCAGTCCGGCGCCTGA
- a CDS encoding D-alanyl-D-alanine carboxypeptidase family protein, producing the protein MKRILSALRSLAVFAAVAPAAFGVHAQAPQPPEIAARTYMLVDVTANQVLAAKDIDAPVEQASLTKLMTGYLVFDALRAKKIALDQKLPVSVRAWKMPGSRMFIDPKMQVPVEDLIKGMIVQSGNDATVALAEGVGGTYENFVKLMNDQAKALGMNGTSYKNPEGLTEPGHLTTARDLSVLATRLMKDFPEYMHYYATKQYSYPGTPASNGGNRNSLLFRDPTVDGLKTGHTAAAGYCLVATSKRDFPGVGQRRLLSIVLGAASENARANESQKLLNWGYTAFEAVKLFDAGQAVSTPAVWKGTENTLKIGRPEAIVVTVPAGSAGKIKTEIARPDPLVAPFIKGQPVGTLKVVLGDQALAEVPLVALDAVAQAGIMGRAWDAIRLWIK; encoded by the coding sequence ATGAAACGAATCCTGTCTGCGCTGCGATCCCTTGCTGTCTTTGCTGCCGTGGCCCCGGCCGCCTTCGGCGTGCATGCCCAGGCGCCCCAGCCCCCCGAGATTGCCGCCCGCACCTACATGCTGGTCGATGTGACCGCCAACCAGGTCCTGGCCGCCAAGGACATCGATGCCCCGGTCGAGCAGGCTTCGCTCACCAAGCTCATGACGGGCTATCTGGTGTTTGACGCCCTGCGCGCCAAGAAAATCGCCCTCGACCAGAAGCTTCCCGTGAGCGTGCGCGCCTGGAAGATGCCTGGCTCGCGCATGTTCATCGACCCCAAGATGCAGGTGCCGGTGGAGGACCTCATCAAGGGCATGATCGTGCAGTCGGGCAACGACGCCACCGTGGCGCTGGCCGAAGGCGTAGGCGGCACGTACGAGAACTTCGTCAAGCTCATGAACGACCAGGCCAAGGCCCTGGGCATGAACGGCACCAGCTACAAGAACCCCGAAGGCCTCACGGAACCCGGCCACCTGACCACGGCGCGGGACCTGAGCGTGCTGGCCACGCGGCTGATGAAGGACTTTCCGGAGTACATGCACTACTACGCTACCAAGCAGTACAGCTACCCCGGCACCCCGGCGTCCAACGGCGGCAACCGCAACTCGCTGCTGTTCCGCGACCCCACGGTGGACGGCCTCAAGACCGGCCACACGGCCGCCGCCGGCTATTGCCTGGTGGCCACGTCCAAGCGGGACTTCCCCGGCGTGGGCCAGCGCCGCCTGCTGTCCATCGTCCTGGGTGCTGCCAGCGAAAACGCGCGCGCCAACGAAAGCCAGAAGCTCCTGAACTGGGGCTACACCGCGTTCGAGGCCGTCAAGCTGTTTGACGCCGGCCAGGCCGTATCGACCCCCGCCGTGTGGAAGGGCACCGAAAACACGCTCAAGATCGGTCGCCCCGAAGCCATCGTGGTCACCGTGCCCGCCGGCAGCGCCGGCAAGATCAAGACCGAAATCGCCCGCCCCGACCCGCTGGTGGCGCCGTTCATCAAGGGCCAGCCGGTGGGCACGCTCAAGGTGGTGCTGGGCGATCAGGCCCTGGCCGAAGTGCCTCTGGTGGCGCTCGATGCCGTCGCGCAGGCGGGCATCATGGGCCGCGCCTGGGATGCGATCCGTCTGTGGATCAAATAG
- the rpsL gene encoding 30S ribosomal protein S12, translated as MPTINQLVRQGREVEKTKSKSPAMENSPQRRGVCTRVYTTTPKKPNSALRKVAKVRLTNGFEVISYIGGEGHNLQEHSVVLVRGGRVKDLPGVRYHIVRGSLDLQGVKDRKQSRSKYGAKKPKAK; from the coding sequence ATGCCAACCATCAATCAACTGGTCCGTCAGGGGCGCGAGGTCGAAAAGACCAAGTCCAAGAGCCCTGCGATGGAAAACTCTCCACAGCGCCGTGGCGTGTGCACCCGTGTGTACACCACGACGCCTAAGAAGCCTAACTCCGCTCTGCGTAAGGTCGCCAAGGTGCGCCTGACCAACGGTTTCGAGGTGATCTCCTACATCGGCGGTGAAGGCCACAACCTGCAGGAACACAGCGTGGTGCTGGTTCGCGGCGGTCGTGTCAAGGACTTGCCCGGTGTGCGTTACCACATCGTGCGTGGTTCGCTCGACTTGCAAGGCGTGAAAGACCGCAAGCAGTCGCGCTCCAAGTACGGCGCCAAGAAGCCAAAGGCCAAGTAA
- the rpsG gene encoding 30S ribosomal protein S7: protein MPRRREVPKREILPDPKFGNVELSKFMNVIMEGGKKAVAERIIYGALELIEKKHPDKDPLEAFTVAINNVKPMVEVKSRRVGGANYQVPVEVRPVRRLALSMRWIKEAARKRGEKSMAQRLANELLEATEGRGGAMKKRDEVHRMAEANKAFSHFRF, encoded by the coding sequence ATGCCACGTCGTCGCGAAGTCCCCAAACGTGAAATCCTGCCGGATCCCAAGTTCGGCAACGTAGAGCTGTCCAAATTCATGAACGTGATCATGGAAGGCGGCAAAAAGGCAGTTGCAGAGCGCATCATTTACGGCGCCCTGGAACTGATCGAGAAGAAGCACCCCGACAAGGACCCTCTGGAGGCCTTCACCGTTGCCATCAACAACGTGAAGCCGATGGTGGAAGTGAAGTCCCGCCGCGTGGGCGGTGCCAACTACCAGGTGCCTGTGGAAGTGCGCCCTGTCCGTCGCCTCGCCCTGTCGATGCGCTGGATCAAGGAAGCCGCCCGCAAGCGCGGTGAAAAGTCGATGGCCCAGCGTCTGGCCAACGAGCTGCTCGAGGCCACCGAAGGCCGTGGCGGCGCCATGAAGAAGCGTGACGAAGTGCACCGTATGGCCGAAGCCAACAAGGCATTCAGCCACTTCCGCTTCTAA
- the fusA gene encoding elongation factor G: protein MARNTPIERYRNIGISAHIDAGKTTTTERILFYTGVSHKIGEVHDGAATMDWMEQEQERGITITSAATTCFWKGMDNTYPEHRFNIIDTPGHVDFTIEVERSMRVLDGACMVYCAVGGVQPQSETVWRQANKYKVPRLAFVNKMDRTGANFFKVYDQMKLRLKANPVPVVIPIGAEDKFTGVVDLLKMKAIIWDEASQGMKFNYEEIPADLVESAKEWREKMVEAAAEASEELMNKYLEEGDLSEAEIKLGLRTRTIATEIHPMLCGTAFKNKGVQRMLDAVIDYLPAPTDIPDVTGTDDDENPVTRKADDSEKFSALAFKLMTDPFVGQLTFVRVYSGVLTKGDTVYNPIKGKKERIGRIVQMHANERQEVEEIRAGDIAACVGLKEVTTGETLCDVSSQIILERMIFPEPVISQAVEPKTKADQEKMGIALQRLAAEDPSFRVKTDEESGQTIISGMGELHLEIIVDRMKREFGVEANVGKPQVAYRETIRKTVEEAEGKFVRQSGGKGQYGHVVLKIEPNEAGKGIEFVDAIKGGVVPREFIPAVEKGINEAVTQGVLAGYPVVDVKVTLHFGSYHDVDSNELAFKMAAIFGFKEGCKKAGPVILEPMMAVEVETPEDYAGNVMGDLSSRRGMVQGMDDIPGGGKAIRAEVPLSEMFGYSTTLRSATQGRATYSMEFKHYSEAPRNVSEAIMASRAK from the coding sequence ATGGCTCGCAATACCCCCATCGAGCGCTACCGCAATATCGGTATCTCGGCCCACATTGACGCTGGCAAGACCACGACCACCGAACGCATCCTGTTCTACACGGGCGTGAGCCACAAGATTGGCGAAGTGCACGATGGCGCTGCCACCATGGACTGGATGGAGCAGGAGCAAGAGCGCGGCATCACGATCACCTCGGCTGCCACGACCTGCTTCTGGAAGGGCATGGACAACACGTATCCAGAGCACCGTTTCAACATCATCGACACCCCCGGCCACGTGGACTTCACCATTGAAGTGGAGCGTTCCATGCGCGTGCTGGACGGCGCCTGCATGGTGTACTGCGCCGTGGGTGGTGTGCAGCCCCAGTCGGAAACCGTCTGGCGCCAGGCCAACAAGTACAAGGTGCCACGTCTGGCCTTTGTGAACAAGATGGACCGCACCGGTGCCAACTTCTTCAAGGTCTATGACCAGATGAAGCTGCGCCTGAAGGCCAACCCCGTGCCCGTCGTGATCCCGATCGGCGCCGAAGACAAGTTCACCGGCGTGGTGGACCTGCTCAAGATGAAGGCCATCATCTGGGACGAAGCTTCGCAGGGCATGAAGTTCAACTACGAAGAAATCCCGGCTGACCTGGTGGAGTCCGCCAAGGAGTGGCGCGAGAAGATGGTGGAAGCCGCTGCTGAAGCCTCTGAAGAGCTGATGAACAAGTACCTCGAAGAGGGCGACCTCTCCGAGGCCGAAATCAAGCTCGGCCTGCGCACGCGCACCATTGCCACGGAAATCCACCCGATGCTGTGCGGTACCGCGTTCAAGAACAAGGGCGTGCAGCGCATGCTGGACGCCGTGATCGACTACCTGCCAGCACCGACGGACATCCCTGACGTGACCGGCACCGACGACGACGAAAACCCCGTCACCCGCAAGGCTGACGACAGCGAGAAATTCTCTGCCCTGGCATTCAAGCTCATGACTGACCCGTTCGTGGGCCAGCTGACGTTCGTGCGCGTGTACTCGGGTGTGCTCACCAAGGGCGACACGGTCTACAACCCTATCAAGGGCAAGAAGGAGCGCATCGGCCGTATCGTGCAGATGCACGCCAACGAGCGCCAGGAAGTCGAAGAAATCCGCGCCGGTGACATCGCCGCCTGCGTGGGCCTCAAGGAAGTGACCACGGGCGAAACCCTGTGCGACGTGTCCTCGCAGATCATTCTGGAACGCATGATCTTCCCTGAGCCCGTGATCTCGCAGGCCGTGGAACCCAAGACCAAGGCCGACCAGGAAAAGATGGGCATCGCCCTGCAACGCCTGGCCGCCGAAGATCCATCCTTCCGCGTCAAGACCGACGAAGAATCCGGCCAGACCATCATTTCGGGCATGGGCGAGCTGCACCTCGAAATCATCGTGGACCGCATGAAGCGCGAATTCGGTGTGGAAGCCAACGTGGGCAAGCCGCAAGTGGCTTACCGCGAAACCATCCGCAAGACGGTCGAAGAAGCCGAAGGCAAGTTCGTGCGTCAGTCCGGCGGTAAGGGCCAGTACGGCCACGTCGTGCTCAAGATCGAACCCAACGAAGCCGGCAAGGGCATCGAGTTCGTCGACGCGATCAAGGGTGGTGTGGTTCCTCGCGAATTCATCCCGGCCGTGGAAAAGGGTATCAACGAAGCCGTCACGCAAGGCGTGCTGGCTGGCTACCCCGTGGTCGACGTCAAGGTCACGCTGCACTTCGGTTCGTACCACGATGTGGACTCGAACGAACTCGCGTTCAAGATGGCCGCCATCTTCGGCTTCAAGGAAGGCTGCAAGAAGGCCGGTCCGGTCATTCTGGAACCCATGATGGCCGTGGAAGTGGAAACGCCTGAAGACTACGCCGGCAACGTGATGGGCGACCTGTCCAGCCGCCGCGGCATGGTGCAGGGCATGGACGACATCCCGGGCGGCGGCAAGGCCATCCGTGCTGAAGTTCCCCTGTCGGAAATGTTCGGCTACTCCACGACCCTGCGTTCCGCAACGCAAGGCCGTGCCACGTACTCGATGGAATTCAAGCACTACAGCGAAGCACCTCGCAATGTGTCCGAAGCCATCATGGCTTCCCGCGCCAAGTAA
- the tuf gene encoding elongation factor Tu: MAKGKFERTKPHVNVGTIGHVDHGKTTLTAAIATVLSAKFGGEAKAYDQIDAAPEEKARGITINTAHVEYETANRHYAHVDCPGHADYVKNMITGAAQMDGAILVCSAADGPMPQTREHILLARQVGVPYIIVFLNKCDMVDDEELLELVEMEVRELLDKYDFPGDDTPIIRGSAKLALEGDKGKLGEEAIMKLAEALDTYIPTPDRAVDGAFLMPVEDVFSISGRGTVVTGRIERGIIKVGEEIEIVGIKDTAKTTCTGVEMFRKLLDQGQAGDNVGLLLRGTKREDVERGQVLCKPGSIKPHTHFTAEVYVLSKDEGGRHTPFFNNYRPQFYFRTTDVTGAIELPADKEMVMPGDNVSITVKLINPIAMEEGLRFAIREGGRTVGAGVVAKIIA; this comes from the coding sequence ATGGCAAAAGGTAAATTTGAACGGACCAAGCCCCACGTCAACGTGGGCACGATCGGCCACGTGGACCATGGCAAGACGACGCTGACTGCAGCGATTGCCACCGTGCTGTCGGCCAAGTTCGGCGGCGAAGCCAAGGCTTACGACCAGATCGACGCAGCGCCTGAAGAAAAGGCCCGCGGCATCACCATCAACACCGCTCACGTGGAATACGAAACGGCCAACCGCCACTACGCCCACGTGGACTGCCCAGGCCACGCCGACTATGTGAAGAACATGATCACCGGCGCAGCCCAAATGGACGGCGCTATCCTGGTGTGCTCCGCCGCTGACGGCCCCATGCCCCAGACCCGCGAGCACATCCTGCTGGCTCGCCAAGTGGGCGTGCCTTACATCATCGTGTTCCTGAACAAGTGCGACATGGTGGACGACGAAGAGCTGCTGGAACTCGTCGAAATGGAAGTGCGCGAACTCCTGGACAAGTACGACTTCCCAGGCGACGACACCCCGATCATCCGCGGCTCTGCCAAGCTCGCCCTGGAAGGCGACAAGGGCAAGCTGGGTGAAGAAGCCATCATGAAGCTGGCCGAAGCCCTGGACACCTACATCCCCACGCCTGACCGCGCTGTGGACGGTGCCTTCCTGATGCCCGTGGAAGACGTGTTCTCCATCTCCGGCCGCGGCACCGTGGTGACCGGCCGTATCGAGCGCGGCATCATCAAGGTCGGCGAAGAAATCGAAATCGTCGGTATCAAGGACACCGCCAAGACCACCTGCACCGGCGTGGAAATGTTCCGCAAGCTGCTGGACCAGGGCCAGGCTGGCGACAACGTCGGTCTGCTGCTGCGCGGCACCAAGCGCGAAGATGTGGAACGCGGCCAGGTGCTGTGCAAGCCCGGCTCGATCAAGCCGCACACGCACTTCACCGCCGAGGTATACGTGCTGTCCAAGGACGAAGGTGGCCGTCACACGCCTTTCTTCAACAACTACCGTCCCCAGTTCTACTTCCGCACGACGGACGTGACCGGTGCCATCGAGCTGCCAGCCGACAAGGAAATGGTCATGCCTGGTGACAACGTGTCGATCACCGTCAAGCTGATCAACCCCATCGCCATGGAAGAAGGCCTGCGTTTCGCTATCCGCGAAGGTGGTCGTACCGTGGGCGCCGGCGTGGTTGCCAAGATCATTGCTTAA
- the rpsJ gene encoding 30S ribosomal protein S10 — MSKQKIRIRLKAFDYKLIDQSAAEIVDTAKRTGAIVKGPVPLPTRMKRFDILRSPHVNKTSRDQLEIRTHQRLMDIVDPTDKTVDALMKLDLPAGVDVEIKLQ, encoded by the coding sequence ATGTCCAAGCAAAAAATCCGCATCCGCCTGAAGGCTTTCGATTACAAGCTGATCGACCAGTCCGCTGCCGAGATCGTTGACACCGCCAAGCGCACCGGCGCCATCGTCAAGGGCCCCGTGCCACTGCCGACGCGCATGAAGCGCTTCGACATCCTGCGCTCGCCGCACGTCAACAAGACCAGCCGCGACCAGCTCGAAATCCGTACGCACCAGCGTCTGATGGACATCGTCGATCCCACGGACAAAACTGTGGACGCGCTGATGAAGCTCGACCTGCCCGCAGGCGTGGACGTCGAAATCAAGCTGCAGTAA